In Terriglobia bacterium, the genomic window GATGAGTGGGTTTCGACGTTTATATCTGAGAAGGGACTATCCCGTGAGCATGGGGACCGTGAAGTGGTTTAACGCAACCAAGGGCTATGGCTTCATCCAGCCGGATGACGGCGGCAACGATGTGTTCGTGCACATCAGCGCAGTCGAACGTGCCGGCCTCGGCACGTTGCGCGAGGGCCAGAAGATCTCGTACGAAATCGTGGCCGACCGCCGCTCGGGCAAGTCGTCGGCCGACAATCTGCGCGCCGCGGGCTGAGCGATTTCCCGAGGGTGTGAGGCCTGGGGGAATCTGCCTGAACACATCAACGAAAAGGCCGCGCTTCGGGCGCGGCCTATTCATTTGCACGTTGACCTGACGTTGGCGCAGGTGAACAGCGCCGGAATCCGGCTGAGGCGAATCGGCGGCCTCAGTGGTTGCAGTTCGGAGTGCAGCTATAGGTCTCGCGGGCGGTACCGCGATAGACCGTCACCAGCGACTGATCGTCCAACTTGGCTTCTTGGCGCTTGGCGTCGGCGATGCTGCGCAGCGCCAGCGTCAGCACGCCCATCTGGCGGGCGCGGGCCAGCGTCTCGGCCTGCCCGGGTCGCAGCTCGAGGGTCGCGGTCTTGCCGACCAGATTGGTCTGACCGTCCTTCTCCTTGGGCGCCTGGTCGATGGCGAGCACGCGGATGTTCGTCAGCACCACCTCCGAAACGATGGTTTCGGGGATTGCCTGGTTTTCAGGATGCTTCTCGCGGCGCGTGACAAGCACGTCGACGCGGTCGTTCGGCAGGATGAAGCCGCCGGCGCCGGTCTCCGGCGAGACTTCGGTCGACACCGCGCGAGCGCCGCTCGGCAGGATCGCGGCCATGAAGCCTGAGCCGGAGCTCTTGACCAGCTTCTGCTCGCGGATCGGCTCGCCCGCGATCACGGGGTCGCGTGCGATCGAGCCGGCGATCTGGGTCACCGCGTCGGGACGGTCGGTCTTCTTGATGAAACTGTTGCTGGCGGTCGCCGATGGCCAAGTCTGCCAGACCATGTCCTCGGGCTTGACGCTCTGGCCGAGGCCGATGTCGGATTTGGCGACCAGCACGTCCACGGTCGGCAATTGGGCGACCGGCTCGGGAGCAGGCTTGCTTTCGTTCGCTCCGCTGGCGAGCCAGGCGGCGACGCCCCCGGCGCTCAGCGCAATACCAAGGACGATGATACGTGCGGTTTTCATACGCTTTTACTCTTCCGCGCCTCTACTCGACACTGGCCAAGGCGATACGCAGCGGAACCCGGCGGCCGTCGCCGCGAGTGTGGTGTCAATTCGTGAAAGAACCGCAAATACCGGGGCAAAACTTCTAACGACGGAAGGGAAAAACCATCTGCCCGACGAAGGCCTCCGGCATCGCGGCTTCGTCCTTGCCGTACTCCTTCGGCAGCTCGTTCGCCGGCATGCTGAAGGTCCCGAACAGGATGTCCCAGAGCGGGAAAGTGCCGGCAAAATTGGTGTTTCCGCCCTCGTCGAGCCGGGTGTGGTGCCAGCGGTGGAACACCGGCGTCGCCAGCACATATTTGAACGGACCGAGCGTCCAGTTCAGATTGGCGTGTACGAAGGCCGAATGGAAGGTGTTGAACGGCGCCAGCAGCACCATGGCGTTGGGCGAGATACCAGCCATCAGCAGGATCACGTCGACGCCTATTGTTCCGATCAGCAAATTGACCGGGTGGAACCGCGCCGCCGAGATCCAGTCGAGCTCCTTCGAGGAGTGATGGACCGCGTGATACTTCCAGAAGCCGGTGCCGTGAAACATGCGGTGCAGCCAATACAGCATGAAGTCGGCGGCGATCAGGAACACCAGCGCCTGCACCCAGTGCGGCAGCTGCGCCAGCGGGCCGTGGCCGTCATCATAGAAGGCGATCAGGTCGTCGGCGTCGTGGATGTTGAAGACGGCGGCAGCGCCGACCACGAGCAGCCCGATGCGGAACACCCGGGCAAAAGTCGGCGCGAAGAACCAGTAGACGACGTCGGTGACGATCTCGCGCTTGCGCCACCACGGCCCGACGTCGTTGCAGGCCCAGAAACGGGTGAGCACCGTGAACAGCACCGCCAGCGCCAGCGTGATCGGCACCACCTTCTCGAGGGTGGTGCCCAACATCACCAGGATTTCCAGCGGCAGACCCGACATGGTCACCTCGTCAATTCAGCAAATGTAACGCTTAACTCCCGGCCGATTAAGGAGGCGTGAAGCCAGCCGGCAACTGCAGGCGAGCCTCCATGATATACCCGGCGGAAACCGCACTCCAATTGTAACCAACCCGTTAAAACCAAATTTACTCTGCAGGCGAACAGGGAACTTGCGGGCTTTTTGCACGCCCGAATTAACTGCAACGCAATTGTCGGTCCCTAGGGTGGCCCATGGTCACGGTGCTGAGAACGCCGCCACGACCAGACCCTAGTTCGGCCAGCCACGTGTACATGGAGTTTAGCTTATGAAGAACCTGATTTCGCGTTTCGTGAAGGACGAGTCGGGCGCCACCGCCATCGA contains:
- a CDS encoding cold-shock protein → MSMGTVKWFNATKGYGFIQPDDGGNDVFVHISAVERAGLGTLREGQKISYEIVADRRSGKSSADNLRAAG
- the cpaB gene encoding Flp pilus assembly protein CpaB encodes the protein MKTARIIVLGIALSAGGVAAWLASGANESKPAPEPVAQLPTVDVLVAKSDIGLGQSVKPEDMVWQTWPSATASNSFIKKTDRPDAVTQIAGSIARDPVIAGEPIREQKLVKSSGSGFMAAILPSGARAVSTEVSPETGAGGFILPNDRVDVLVTRREKHPENQAIPETIVSEVVLTNIRVLAIDQAPKEKDGQTNLVGKTATLELRPGQAETLARARQMGVLTLALRSIADAKRQEAKLDDQSLVTVYRGTARETYSCTPNCNH
- a CDS encoding sterol desaturase family protein, translated to MSGLPLEILVMLGTTLEKVVPITLALAVLFTVLTRFWACNDVGPWWRKREIVTDVVYWFFAPTFARVFRIGLLVVGAAAVFNIHDADDLIAFYDDGHGPLAQLPHWVQALVFLIAADFMLYWLHRMFHGTGFWKYHAVHHSSKELDWISAARFHPVNLLIGTIGVDVILLMAGISPNAMVLLAPFNTFHSAFVHANLNWTLGPFKYVLATPVFHRWHHTRLDEGGNTNFAGTFPLWDILFGTFSMPANELPKEYGKDEAAMPEAFVGQMVFPFRR